One Micromonospora eburnea genomic region harbors:
- a CDS encoding C39 family peptidase, producing MEEYVKHHLKRQLRRLATERPYQIVAGSAAALVLAGGASAALASTDEAPAGQEHTAAVAELAPRLGEVASRGEARVAAPSPSDSPSASPSESPSASASPSKTKADPDVTRTAKPKPKPPATKILDYNYQAQTAFWNCGPAAVRNALSASGIETTQDAMAAPLRAGVNGTNSAEDTTRGLNQMVKGNPYRTHMIPGQAATPAQMDQLQADLVKAINDGRGVVVNIAGSATDTNGGWHSFPGGHYIAVVGYKNDGRTALIADSANPALPSYWITTIDLANWAATRGYSA from the coding sequence GTGGAGGAATACGTGAAGCACCACCTGAAGCGTCAGCTGCGGCGCCTCGCGACCGAGCGCCCCTATCAGATCGTCGCCGGCTCCGCGGCGGCTCTCGTGCTCGCCGGCGGTGCCAGCGCCGCGCTGGCCAGCACCGACGAGGCGCCCGCCGGCCAGGAACACACCGCCGCCGTCGCCGAGCTGGCCCCCCGGCTCGGCGAGGTCGCCAGCCGCGGCGAGGCGCGCGTGGCCGCCCCGTCGCCGTCCGACTCGCCGAGCGCGTCACCGTCCGAGTCGCCGAGCGCGTCGGCGTCGCCGAGCAAGACCAAGGCGGACCCGGACGTGACCCGTACGGCGAAGCCGAAGCCCAAGCCGCCGGCGACCAAGATCCTCGACTACAACTACCAGGCGCAGACCGCCTTCTGGAACTGTGGTCCGGCCGCCGTGCGCAACGCGTTGAGCGCCAGCGGCATCGAGACCACCCAGGACGCGATGGCCGCCCCGCTGAGGGCCGGCGTGAACGGCACCAACTCGGCCGAGGACACCACCCGCGGGCTGAACCAGATGGTCAAGGGCAACCCGTACCGGACCCACATGATCCCCGGCCAGGCCGCGACCCCGGCCCAGATGGACCAGCTCCAGGCGGACCTGGTCAAGGCGATCAACGACGGTCGTGGCGTGGTGGTCAACATCGCGGGCTCCGCCACCGACACCAACGGCGGCTGGCACTCGTTCCCGGGCGGCCACTACATCGCCGTGGTCGGCTACAAGAACGACGGCCGGACGGCGCTGATCGCCGACTCGGCGAACCCGGCGCTCCCGTCGTACTGGATCACCACCATCGACCTGGCGAACTGGGCCGCCACCCGCGGCTACTCGGCCTGA
- a CDS encoding alpha/beta fold hydrolase, translating into MADETGRRQLLLLHGLGATGEVWLPWAPLLEHRWAGRWLAPDLAGHGWSPPLSAYSFEALGERVVAGLGPVADRLGPHDRLVVLGHSLGGVVALALAARTRRLPVDAVIGLGIKVAWSPGELDKARELAQRPVTWFASRDEAARRYLRVAGLAGLFAPDHPVVDAGLRQEDGRWRLAMDPAAFAVGEPRLPALLAATDVPVLLARGEQDPMVTDAQLKELGVPVVTLPGLGHNAHVEDPAAVLDLLAPYAAPDRP; encoded by the coding sequence ATGGCCGACGAGACGGGTAGGCGCCAGCTACTGCTGCTGCACGGCCTGGGCGCCACCGGCGAGGTGTGGCTGCCCTGGGCGCCGCTGCTGGAGCACCGGTGGGCGGGGCGCTGGCTGGCCCCCGACCTGGCCGGTCACGGCTGGTCGCCGCCGCTGTCGGCGTACTCCTTCGAGGCCCTCGGGGAGCGGGTGGTGGCGGGGCTCGGCCCGGTCGCCGACCGGCTCGGCCCCCACGACCGGCTGGTCGTGCTCGGGCACTCGCTCGGCGGGGTGGTGGCGTTGGCGCTCGCCGCGCGGACGCGTCGGCTGCCGGTCGACGCGGTGATCGGGCTCGGCATCAAGGTCGCCTGGTCCCCGGGCGAGCTGGACAAGGCCCGCGAGCTGGCCCAGCGGCCGGTGACCTGGTTCGCCAGCCGGGACGAGGCGGCCCGCCGCTACCTGCGGGTCGCCGGGTTGGCCGGGCTCTTCGCCCCCGACCATCCGGTGGTGGACGCCGGGCTGCGCCAGGAGGACGGCCGCTGGCGGCTGGCCATGGACCCGGCCGCGTTCGCGGTGGGGGAGCCGCGGCTGCCCGCCCTGCTCGCCGCGACCGACGTGCCGGTGCTGCTGGCCCGCGGTGAGCAGGACCCGATGGTGACCGACGCGCAGCTCAAGGAGCTGGGCGTGCCGGTGGTGACCCTGCCGGGGCTCGGCCACAACGCGCACGTCGAGGACCCCGCCGCCGTCCTCGACCTGCTCGCGCCGTACGCGGCGCCCGACCGGCCGTGA
- a CDS encoding CDP-glycerol glycerophosphotransferase family protein: protein MRGDLVRKLLARVLTTGLAVLAFLVVALTGATGWGLAIGVLALAAAAWERRVRPTADGVAESVLVAAGILVGYARRLDAGFDPALAATALVLLGLVLLVGPLRDAGALEIRAANLPVRSWAPLVAARLGDVVPALLALVAVAAGLALPGWVALAATLLVGAGCGAVGLDLARRRFRPPAGGGPVGRALRRHQPEFVLYFSAPPGSEYQVTMWLPYLERIGRPFLVLLREPEFLPTIAAATRAPVVLCPTLKAMDEALVPSLRAAFYVNHGAKNSHCIRFSHLTHVQLHHGDSDKAPSANPVSAIFDKIFVAGQAAIDRYARAGVEIPAEKFVVVGRPQVEAIEVRREPVAGLAQPTVLYTPTWTGHHADANYCSLPVAETVLRRLLDRGATVILRHHPYTAQNPASARQLARLTELLAADKAATGRAHLWGAAATRELTLTECVNRADALVSDVSGVISDWLYSGKPYAVTDMGADGADFVARFPLAASGYVLHRDMSNVDEVLTELLDTDPKAAARWATRTRYLGDFPTESYAEAFLDAARRQLEPGWAPPAPRRADAVAPDGSPLPPPA from the coding sequence ATGCGTGGTGACCTGGTCCGCAAGCTGCTCGCCCGAGTGCTGACCACCGGGCTGGCGGTGCTGGCGTTCCTCGTGGTGGCGCTCACCGGGGCGACCGGTTGGGGGCTGGCGATCGGGGTCCTCGCCCTGGCCGCCGCGGCGTGGGAACGCCGGGTGCGCCCCACCGCCGACGGTGTCGCCGAGTCGGTGCTCGTGGCCGCCGGGATCCTGGTCGGGTACGCCCGCCGGCTCGACGCCGGCTTCGACCCGGCGCTGGCCGCCACCGCGCTGGTGCTGCTCGGCCTGGTGCTGCTGGTGGGGCCGCTGCGCGACGCCGGCGCCCTGGAGATCCGCGCGGCCAACCTTCCGGTCCGCTCGTGGGCCCCGCTGGTCGCTGCCCGGCTCGGCGACGTGGTGCCGGCGCTGCTCGCCCTGGTGGCGGTGGCCGCCGGCCTCGCCCTGCCCGGCTGGGTGGCGCTGGCCGCCACCCTGCTGGTCGGCGCGGGCTGCGGCGCGGTCGGGCTCGACCTGGCGCGCCGGCGGTTCCGGCCGCCGGCCGGGGGCGGCCCGGTGGGCCGGGCGTTGCGCCGGCACCAGCCCGAGTTCGTGCTCTACTTCTCCGCCCCGCCCGGGTCGGAATACCAGGTCACCATGTGGCTGCCGTACCTGGAACGGATCGGCCGGCCGTTCCTGGTCCTGCTGCGCGAGCCGGAGTTCCTGCCCACCATCGCCGCCGCGACCCGCGCGCCGGTGGTCCTCTGCCCGACGTTGAAGGCCATGGACGAGGCGCTGGTCCCCAGCCTGCGGGCGGCCTTCTACGTCAACCACGGCGCGAAGAACAGCCACTGCATCCGCTTCTCCCACCTCACCCATGTGCAGCTGCACCACGGCGACAGCGACAAGGCGCCGAGCGCCAACCCGGTCTCGGCGATCTTCGACAAGATCTTCGTGGCCGGCCAGGCGGCGATCGACCGGTACGCCCGGGCCGGCGTGGAGATCCCCGCCGAGAAGTTCGTCGTGGTCGGCCGGCCCCAGGTGGAGGCGATCGAGGTACGCCGCGAGCCGGTCGCCGGCCTGGCGCAGCCGACCGTGCTCTACACCCCCACCTGGACGGGGCACCACGCCGACGCGAACTACTGCTCGCTGCCGGTGGCCGAGACCGTGCTCCGCCGGCTGCTGGACCGGGGCGCCACGGTGATCCTTCGGCACCACCCGTACACCGCGCAGAACCCGGCCTCGGCACGGCAGCTGGCGCGGCTCACCGAGCTGCTCGCCGCGGACAAGGCGGCGACCGGCCGGGCACACCTGTGGGGCGCGGCGGCCACCCGGGAGCTGACCCTGACCGAGTGCGTCAACCGCGCCGACGCGTTGGTCTCGGACGTCTCCGGGGTCATCTCCGACTGGCTCTACTCCGGCAAGCCGTACGCGGTCACCGACATGGGCGCCGACGGCGCGGACTTCGTCGCGCGGTTCCCCCTCGCCGCCTCGGGTTACGTGCTGCACCGGGACATGTCCAACGTGGACGAGGTGTTGACCGAGCTGCTCGACACCGACCCGAAGGCGGCGGCCCGCTGGGCCACCCGCACCCGTTACCTGGGCGACTTCCCCACCGAGTCGTACGCCGAGGCGTTCCTCGACGCCGCCCGGCGGCAGCTCGAACCGGGCTGGGCCCCGCCGGCCCCGCGCCGCGCCGACGCGGTCGCGCCGGACGGCTCGCCGCTGCCGCCCCCCGCCTGA
- a CDS encoding ABC transporter ATP-binding protein, with product MAELNAPADTATTATGERIPTVIVDEAHLIYRVYGAGTGTPASPVAALRRIVSRKPNRPTLREVHAVKGVSFTAYRGEAIGLIGSNGSGKSTLLRAIAGLMPVNRGAIYTQGQPSLLGVNAALLGDLTGERNVVLGCLAMGMTPEQAQKKAPEIVAFSGINERGDFGSLPMRTYSSGMQARLRFSISAAKRHDVLLIDEALATGDTRFRRRSEQRIRQLREDAGTVFLVSHSIGSIRDTCERSIWLESGVIRMDGPTDEVTKAYEDYMASR from the coding sequence GTGGCTGAGCTCAACGCACCCGCTGACACGGCCACCACGGCCACCGGCGAGCGGATTCCCACGGTGATCGTGGACGAGGCACACCTCATCTACCGGGTCTACGGCGCCGGCACCGGCACTCCCGCCTCCCCCGTCGCCGCGCTGCGGCGGATCGTCTCCCGCAAGCCCAACCGGCCCACGCTGCGCGAGGTGCACGCGGTCAAGGGGGTCAGCTTCACCGCGTACCGGGGTGAGGCGATCGGCCTGATCGGCAGCAACGGCTCCGGCAAGTCGACCCTGCTGCGCGCCATCGCCGGGCTGATGCCGGTCAACCGGGGCGCGATCTACACCCAGGGCCAGCCCTCCCTGCTCGGCGTCAACGCCGCGCTGCTCGGCGACCTGACCGGCGAGCGCAACGTCGTGCTCGGCTGCCTGGCCATGGGCATGACCCCGGAACAGGCCCAAAAGAAGGCCCCGGAGATCGTCGCCTTCTCCGGGATCAACGAGCGCGGCGACTTCGGCTCGCTGCCGATGCGGACGTACTCCTCCGGTATGCAGGCCCGGCTGCGGTTCTCGATCTCCGCCGCCAAGCGGCACGACGTGCTGCTGATCGACGAGGCCCTCGCCACCGGCGACACCCGGTTCCGTCGGCGCAGCGAGCAGCGCATCCGCCAGCTGCGCGAGGACGCGGGTACGGTGTTTCTGGTCAGCCACTCGATCGGCTCGATCCGCGACACCTGTGAGCGGTCGATCTGGCTGGAGTCGGGCGTCATCCGGATGGACGGCCCCACCGACGAGGTGACCAAGGCGTACGAGGACTACATGGCCAGCCGCTGA
- a CDS encoding ABC transporter permease gives MANTAVADADSGLARAELAARHGLTVAGARPTLTAYVKQMWSYRHFITTYAHAKSVAAFSQARLGQLWQVLTPLTNAAVYYLIFGYILGTSRNVPNFIAYLCVGVFVFNYAQTVVLGGTTAITGNLGLVRALHFPRASLPLAVTLTQFRNLLYAIAVLVLIVLLTGEPITVQWLLVVPAMALITIFNAGMAMILARLGSKLTDMKQIMPFVMRTWMYGSGVLYSVEVFEKNLPALLAQIVHVNPLLIYIELVRHALLEHTPLTSPAPQLWAMATAWAVVVGLGGFVYFWRGEQEYGRG, from the coding sequence ATGGCCAACACGGCGGTGGCCGACGCCGACTCCGGGCTCGCCCGGGCAGAACTCGCTGCCCGACACGGCCTGACCGTCGCCGGCGCGCGACCGACCCTGACCGCGTACGTCAAGCAGATGTGGTCCTACCGGCACTTCATCACCACGTACGCGCACGCCAAGTCGGTCGCCGCGTTCAGTCAGGCCCGGCTGGGCCAACTGTGGCAGGTGCTGACCCCGCTGACCAACGCGGCGGTGTACTACCTGATCTTCGGCTACATCCTGGGTACCAGCAGGAACGTGCCCAACTTCATCGCGTACCTGTGTGTGGGTGTGTTCGTCTTCAACTACGCCCAGACCGTGGTGCTCGGCGGCACCACCGCCATCACCGGCAACCTCGGGCTGGTCCGGGCGCTGCACTTCCCCCGCGCCAGCCTGCCCCTCGCGGTGACCCTCACCCAGTTCCGGAACCTGCTCTACGCGATCGCCGTGCTGGTGTTGATCGTGCTCCTCACCGGCGAGCCGATCACCGTGCAGTGGCTGCTGGTGGTCCCGGCGATGGCCCTCATAACGATCTTCAACGCCGGGATGGCGATGATCCTGGCCCGGCTCGGGTCGAAGCTGACCGACATGAAGCAGATCATGCCGTTCGTCATGCGCACCTGGATGTACGGCTCCGGGGTGCTCTACAGCGTCGAGGTGTTCGAGAAGAACCTCCCGGCGCTGCTGGCCCAGATCGTGCACGTCAACCCGCTGCTGATCTACATCGAGCTGGTCCGGCACGCCCTGCTGGAGCACACCCCCCTGACCTCGCCGGCACCGCAGCTGTGGGCCATGGCGACGGCCTGGGCGGTCGTGGTGGGCCTGGGCGGTTTTGTCTACTTCTGGCGCGGCGAACAGGAGTACGGTCGTGGCTGA
- a CDS encoding TetR/AcrR family transcriptional regulator, with product MLRGEITTAIRGAVMQELAAVGYGRLSIEAVARRAGVSKTAIYRRWRSKLELVLEIVASVAGRSLPLPDTGDLRGDLEMLFLIMSRALRHPLAAQIIPDLLAEAARNPRIAQTLEEALRANQRDVGGQLIGRAIERGQLSPDTDLDLAVDLIVGPLYWRLTVSRAPLSAADLPRLAAAVATALEVACQPAVRTEPDVHLSPITAVIDPIGS from the coding sequence GTGCTGCGGGGCGAGATCACCACGGCCATCCGCGGTGCTGTCATGCAGGAACTCGCTGCGGTCGGCTACGGGAGGCTCTCCATCGAGGCGGTGGCCCGCCGGGCCGGGGTGAGCAAGACCGCCATCTACCGCCGCTGGCGATCAAAGCTCGAGCTGGTGCTGGAGATCGTCGCGTCGGTGGCGGGGCGGAGCCTGCCGTTGCCGGACACCGGCGACCTCCGGGGCGACCTGGAGATGCTATTCCTGATCATGTCCCGGGCGCTGCGGCACCCGCTCGCGGCGCAGATCATTCCCGACCTGCTGGCCGAGGCCGCCCGCAACCCGCGCATCGCGCAGACCCTCGAGGAGGCCCTGCGGGCCAACCAGCGCGACGTGGGCGGCCAGCTCATCGGCCGGGCGATCGAGCGCGGCCAGCTCAGCCCCGACACCGATCTGGACCTGGCGGTCGACCTCATCGTTGGCCCGCTGTACTGGCGGCTCACCGTCTCCCGGGCGCCGCTGTCCGCGGCGGACCTGCCCCGACTGGCGGCCGCCGTCGCCACCGCACTGGAGGTAGCATGCCAACCGGCAGTCCGGACAGAACCGGACGTTCACCTATCCCCCATCACCGCGGTCATCGATCCCATAGGGTCATGA
- a CDS encoding DegT/DnrJ/EryC1/StrS family aminotransferase, whose product MSGLNAEFIPPARPFIGEAEIEAAVRVLRSGMVVQGPEVKAFEDEFGELVAGRHCVAVNSGTSALQLTLMALGFGRGDEIIVPSFSFAASANAVRLVGAEPVFVDIEPGSFCVDPEAVAAAVTPRTVAIMPVHLYGHPAAMDRIMQIAERHGLAVVEDAAQAHGAALNGQPVGSFGTAGCFSFYPTKNMHSLEGGMITTGDAELARTLRLLRNQGMEQRYANEIVGANMRLTDVAAAIGRVQLRQLPEWTEQRRANAKFLDTNITGLVTPPVADNAKHVYHQYTVRAQGNREAAQRRLTELGIGNAVYYPTPIHRLKPYLAEDGKPGPWDLPETERAAAEVISLPVHPSLSQADLERIAEGANLAGGAR is encoded by the coding sequence ATGTCTGGGCTGAACGCAGAATTCATCCCCCCGGCCCGACCGTTCATCGGTGAAGCCGAGATCGAAGCGGCTGTCCGGGTGCTGCGCAGCGGCATGGTGGTGCAGGGACCCGAGGTAAAGGCGTTCGAGGACGAGTTCGGCGAGCTGGTCGCCGGCCGGCACTGCGTCGCGGTCAACTCCGGCACCTCCGCCCTGCAGCTGACCCTGATGGCGCTCGGTTTCGGCCGCGGTGACGAGATCATCGTCCCCTCGTTCTCCTTCGCCGCGAGCGCCAACGCCGTACGCCTGGTGGGCGCCGAGCCGGTCTTCGTCGACATCGAGCCCGGCAGCTTCTGCGTCGACCCCGAGGCCGTCGCCGCCGCGGTCACCCCGCGCACCGTGGCGATCATGCCGGTGCACCTCTACGGTCACCCGGCCGCGATGGACCGGATCATGCAGATCGCCGAGCGGCACGGCCTCGCCGTGGTCGAGGACGCCGCCCAGGCGCACGGCGCCGCGCTCAACGGGCAGCCGGTCGGCTCCTTCGGCACCGCGGGTTGCTTCAGCTTCTACCCGACCAAGAACATGCACTCGCTCGAAGGCGGCATGATCACCACTGGTGACGCCGAGCTGGCCCGGACCCTGCGCCTGCTGCGCAACCAGGGCATGGAGCAGCGGTACGCCAACGAGATCGTCGGCGCCAACATGCGGCTCACGGACGTCGCCGCGGCGATCGGCCGGGTGCAGCTGCGCCAGCTCCCGGAGTGGACCGAGCAGCGACGGGCGAACGCGAAGTTCCTCGACACGAACATCACCGGCCTGGTGACCCCGCCGGTGGCCGACAACGCCAAGCACGTGTACCACCAGTACACGGTCCGGGCCCAGGGCAACCGCGAAGCCGCCCAGCGCCGCCTCACCGAGCTGGGCATCGGCAACGCGGTTTACTACCCGACCCCGATCCACCGGCTCAAGCCGTACCTGGCCGAGGATGGCAAGCCCGGCCCGTGGGACCTGCCGGAGACGGAGCGGGCCGCCGCCGAGGTGATCTCGCTGCCGGTGCACCCGTCGCTGAGCCAGGCTGACCTTGAGCGCATCGCCGAGGGCGCGAACCTCGCCGGGGGCGCCCGATGA
- a CDS encoding Gfo/Idh/MocA family protein has product MSGGRKLRAGLIGLGAMGRNHARVLSGLDGVELVGVVDPAGDVTGTLRAPVVPELDDLLALGIDYAVVACPTALHEKIGLELARNGVGALIEKPLAQSVEAASRLVEAFETAGLVAGVGHIERYNPALQNLRVRLEAGELGEVFQVVTRRQGPFPHRIADVGVVMDLATHDIDLTSWVTGQEYTSVSARTVSRSGRLHEDMVAVVGQLADGTMVNHLVNWLSPLKERSTVVTGDKGCFVADTLTADLTFYANAAIDTEWEALRAFRGVAEGDMVRYAIPKREPLLVEHERFRDAVEGKESDIVTLRQGLRTVQVAAALLQSAGDGSTIQVGKMTSPDAMQSVGRP; this is encoded by the coding sequence ATGAGCGGGGGACGGAAGCTGCGCGCCGGCCTGATCGGCCTCGGTGCGATGGGCCGTAACCATGCCCGAGTCCTGTCCGGCCTCGATGGTGTGGAGCTGGTCGGCGTCGTCGACCCGGCCGGCGACGTCACCGGCACGCTGCGTGCCCCGGTCGTGCCCGAGCTGGACGACCTGCTGGCTCTGGGCATCGACTACGCGGTGGTCGCCTGCCCGACCGCGCTGCACGAGAAGATCGGCCTGGAGCTGGCCCGCAACGGGGTCGGCGCGCTGATCGAGAAGCCGCTGGCCCAGTCGGTGGAGGCGGCCAGCCGGCTCGTCGAGGCCTTCGAGACCGCCGGCCTGGTGGCCGGAGTCGGCCACATCGAGCGGTACAACCCGGCTCTGCAGAACCTGCGCGTACGCCTGGAGGCGGGGGAGCTGGGCGAGGTGTTCCAGGTCGTCACCCGACGGCAGGGCCCATTCCCGCACCGGATCGCCGACGTCGGTGTGGTGATGGACCTCGCCACCCACGACATCGACCTGACCAGCTGGGTCACCGGGCAGGAATACACGTCGGTCTCGGCGCGGACGGTCTCCCGCAGTGGCCGGCTGCACGAGGACATGGTCGCCGTGGTCGGCCAGCTCGCCGACGGCACGATGGTGAACCACCTGGTCAACTGGCTGAGCCCGCTCAAGGAGCGGTCCACCGTGGTCACTGGCGACAAGGGTTGCTTCGTGGCCGACACGCTCACCGCCGACCTCACCTTCTACGCGAACGCCGCCATCGACACCGAGTGGGAGGCGCTGCGCGCGTTCCGTGGGGTGGCCGAGGGTGACATGGTCCGGTACGCGATTCCGAAGCGGGAGCCGCTGCTGGTGGAGCACGAGCGGTTCCGCGACGCGGTCGAGGGCAAGGAGAGCGACATCGTCACCCTCCGGCAGGGGCTCCGGACGGTCCAGGTGGCCGCCGCTCTGCTCCAGTCGGCCGGCGACGGCAGCACGATTCAGGTCGGCAAGATGACGTCCCCCGACGCCATGCAGTCGGTGGGTCGGCCCTGA
- a CDS encoding glycosyltransferase — MAPPARRPRLAVIVANGITGDSRVQKIAIAAAREGWDVTLIGAATGNVVKRTKMGPIDVIRVPVRNYLRQLPKGSRLRKMVTQFAIADKQDLARKKALHQAWVRQTTAQIGWLRGHSGQSGARKLLGMPPSRALGAVVRVRRAAHQLRVKAFGWEQGQGRKSGPTGNWRKDWPHLLDLDLAFGPVIERLKPDLIHANDITMINTAALTVARMRARGERVAWLYDAHEYVPGVDWPRPEMQSAFPAVEREFIHRSDAIVTVSPEIAARLQSDYRLPELPLVVRNTPIRESIGALDDPPSVRLACGLDADVPLLVYSGWLSAERGLRTAINSLPELPQFHLAIVSGRTSPELESLLDRADLLNVRDRIHVVPYVPQHAVPDYLSTADIGLICSKRTLNYELSLPTKLAEYLHAGLPVVASDVKTLGEYVSRHGVGEVFRSDDEESFVAAVTQAMTRRQELVANITEPVLTELSWEAQVDALMGLYRKLCPVKPVPPQPPVPWTVEEELVVPEANAGDRPLDAWRPLGKTSVRLGLGPANYAGQAAAFAKAICRENPDVSAEVVMRKGPNTFVFPADVYIDIARLRRFDVQMEQLQRVIGRYSHMIVDAFLPVFGHLNGDSIQADLPALRRAQIKVALLAHGSDIRHPGRHLERHEYSLFRDAPDGILDVLTVRAERNRRIADEAGLPLFVTTPDLLEDLPTATWAPLVVDVQAWASDHPVMQRPRPVVLHAPSARWTKGTDRILPVLNEMHDQGTIELKLAERLDWAELQELVKTADIVLDQFATGAYGTFAVEAMAAGRPVVAFLNEEMHLKFGARPPIVNATPGTLRKAIESLLDDRENAARIGAESVAYARDFHDGRRTASAFMPFLMS, encoded by the coding sequence ATGGCACCGCCTGCCCGGCGGCCCCGACTCGCGGTGATCGTCGCCAACGGCATCACCGGGGATTCGCGCGTACAGAAGATCGCCATCGCCGCCGCCCGTGAGGGCTGGGACGTCACCTTGATCGGGGCCGCGACCGGCAACGTGGTCAAGCGGACCAAGATGGGGCCGATCGACGTCATCCGGGTGCCGGTCCGCAACTACCTGCGCCAGCTGCCGAAGGGCTCGCGGCTGCGCAAGATGGTGACCCAGTTCGCCATCGCCGACAAGCAGGATCTCGCCCGGAAGAAGGCTCTGCACCAGGCCTGGGTACGACAGACCACCGCGCAGATCGGCTGGTTGCGCGGGCACAGCGGCCAGTCCGGTGCCCGTAAGCTGCTGGGAATGCCGCCGAGCCGTGCGCTCGGTGCGGTGGTCCGCGTGCGCCGCGCCGCCCACCAGCTCCGGGTCAAGGCGTTCGGCTGGGAGCAGGGGCAGGGGCGGAAGTCGGGGCCGACCGGCAATTGGCGCAAGGACTGGCCCCATCTGCTCGATCTGGACCTGGCCTTCGGCCCGGTGATCGAGCGGCTGAAGCCGGATCTCATCCACGCCAACGACATCACCATGATCAACACAGCCGCGCTGACGGTGGCCCGGATGCGGGCGCGCGGTGAGCGGGTCGCGTGGCTCTACGACGCCCACGAGTACGTGCCGGGTGTCGACTGGCCGCGACCCGAGATGCAGAGCGCCTTCCCCGCCGTGGAGCGGGAGTTCATCCACCGGTCCGACGCGATCGTCACGGTGTCACCGGAGATCGCGGCACGGCTCCAGTCGGACTACCGGCTGCCGGAGCTTCCGTTGGTGGTGCGGAACACCCCCATCCGTGAGTCCATCGGCGCCCTCGACGACCCGCCGTCGGTGCGACTGGCCTGCGGGCTCGACGCGGACGTTCCGTTGCTGGTCTACTCCGGGTGGCTCTCCGCCGAACGGGGCCTGCGTACGGCGATCAACTCCCTGCCCGAACTCCCGCAGTTCCACCTCGCCATCGTCTCCGGACGGACCAGCCCGGAGCTGGAGTCCCTGCTGGACCGGGCGGATCTGCTGAACGTGCGGGACCGGATCCACGTGGTGCCCTACGTGCCGCAGCACGCGGTTCCGGACTACCTCTCCACCGCCGACATCGGCCTGATCTGCTCCAAGCGGACGCTGAACTACGAGCTGTCCCTGCCCACCAAGCTGGCCGAGTACCTGCACGCGGGCCTGCCCGTGGTGGCCAGCGACGTCAAGACCCTGGGCGAGTACGTCTCGCGGCACGGGGTCGGTGAGGTCTTCCGCTCGGACGACGAGGAGAGCTTCGTCGCCGCGGTGACCCAGGCGATGACCCGGCGGCAGGAACTGGTCGCGAACATCACCGAGCCGGTCCTGACGGAGCTGTCCTGGGAGGCGCAGGTCGATGCGCTGATGGGGCTCTATCGCAAGCTCTGCCCGGTGAAGCCCGTGCCACCGCAGCCGCCGGTGCCGTGGACCGTCGAGGAAGAGCTCGTGGTGCCGGAGGCGAATGCCGGGGACCGCCCGCTGGATGCGTGGCGGCCGCTCGGCAAGACCAGCGTCCGGCTGGGTCTCGGGCCCGCGAACTACGCCGGCCAGGCCGCTGCCTTCGCCAAGGCCATCTGCCGGGAGAACCCGGACGTGTCGGCCGAGGTGGTGATGCGCAAGGGGCCCAACACCTTCGTGTTCCCCGCCGACGTCTACATCGACATCGCCAGGCTCCGCCGGTTCGACGTGCAGATGGAGCAGCTTCAGCGCGTCATCGGGCGATACTCCCACATGATCGTCGACGCGTTCCTGCCCGTCTTCGGTCACCTGAACGGCGACAGCATCCAGGCCGACCTGCCGGCCCTGCGCCGGGCGCAGATCAAGGTCGCCCTCCTGGCCCACGGCAGCGACATCCGGCACCCCGGGCGCCACCTTGAGCGGCACGAGTACTCGCTCTTCCGGGACGCGCCCGACGGGATCCTGGACGTGCTCACCGTGCGGGCGGAGCGCAACCGCCGGATCGCCGACGAAGCCGGGCTTCCGCTCTTTGTGACCACTCCGGACCTGCTGGAGGACCTGCCCACGGCCACCTGGGCGCCGCTCGTGGTCGACGTGCAGGCATGGGCGAGCGACCACCCGGTCATGCAGCGGCCGCGCCCGGTCGTGCTGCACGCCCCCTCGGCCCGCTGGACCAAGGGCACGGATCGCATCCTGCCGGTCCTCAACGAGATGCACGACCAGGGCACGATCGAACTCAAGCTGGCCGAGCGGCTCGACTGGGCCGAGCTCCAGGAGCTGGTCAAGACCGCGGACATCGTGCTGGACCAGTTCGCCACCGGCGCCTACGGCACCTTCGCCGTGGAGGCGATGGCCGCCGGGCGGCCGGTGGTGGCATTCCTCAACGAGGAGATGCACCTGAAGTTCGGCGCCCGGCCGCCGATCGTCAACGCGACCCCGGGCACCCTGCGGAAGGCCATCGAGTCGCTGCTCGACGATCGGGAGAACGCGGCGCGGATCGGCGCGGAGTCGGTGGCGTACGCCCGTGACTTCCACGACGGTCGGCGTACCGCGAGCGCCTTCATGCCGTTCCTCATGAGCTGA